The Planococcus liqunii genome includes a region encoding these proteins:
- the guaC gene encoding GMP reductase codes for MDNVFDYEDIQLVPAKAVVDSRSECDTSVEFGGRTFKLPIVPANMQTIVDETIALYLAENNYFYIMHRFEPEKRLEFAKDMQARGLYASISVGVKEEEYTFVQQLVDAGVTPEYITIDVAHGHSNGVIKMIGFIKKHLPGSFVIAGNVGTPEAVRELEHAGADATKVGIGPGKVCITKIKTGFGTGGWQLAALRWCAKAATKPIIADGGIRTHGDIAKSVRFGASMVMIGSLFAGHEESPGQTVEKDGKLYKEYFGSASEFQKGEKKNVEGKKMFVEYRGPLKDTLVEMEQDLQSSISYAGGDKLSAIRTVDYVIVKNSIFNGDKVY; via the coding sequence ATGGATAATGTGTTTGATTACGAAGATATTCAATTGGTTCCTGCAAAAGCAGTGGTGGACAGCCGGTCGGAATGTGATACATCGGTTGAATTCGGAGGGCGCACGTTTAAGTTGCCGATAGTGCCTGCCAATATGCAGACGATTGTGGATGAAACAATAGCGTTATATTTAGCAGAAAATAATTATTTCTATATTATGCACCGTTTTGAGCCGGAAAAACGCTTGGAATTTGCGAAGGATATGCAGGCGCGCGGACTATACGCATCAATCAGCGTGGGCGTCAAAGAAGAAGAATATACATTTGTCCAGCAATTGGTGGATGCGGGCGTTACACCGGAATACATTACAATTGATGTAGCGCACGGCCATTCCAACGGCGTTATCAAAATGATCGGGTTCATCAAAAAGCACCTGCCTGGCAGCTTTGTCATTGCTGGGAATGTGGGGACGCCGGAAGCGGTAAGAGAATTGGAACATGCAGGCGCTGATGCGACGAAAGTAGGCATTGGGCCAGGGAAAGTCTGCATTACCAAAATCAAGACTGGCTTTGGTACCGGCGGCTGGCAACTGGCGGCTCTTCGCTGGTGTGCAAAAGCAGCAACCAAGCCGATTATTGCCGACGGCGGAATCCGTACACACGGCGATATTGCAAAATCGGTGCGTTTTGGCGCTTCGATGGTTATGATCGGTTCTCTTTTTGCAGGGCATGAAGAATCGCCGGGGCAAACGGTGGAGAAGGACGGCAAGCTGTACAAAGAGTATTTTGGGTCGGCTTCTGAATTCCAAAAAGGTGAAAAGAAAAACGTTGAAGGCAAAAAAATGTTTGTCGAGTACCGTGGTCCATTGAAAGATACTTTGGTTGAAATGGAACAGGATCTTCAATCTTCGATCTCTTATGCCGGTGGCGACAAATTGTCGGCAATCCGCACAGTGGATTATGTAATCGTGAAAAACTCGATTTTCAACGGCGACAAAGTTTATTAA
- a CDS encoding sugar-binding transcriptional regulator, with protein sequence MMNWEERRQIVKVSRLYYFEGQTQAEIAKKIGVSRPVISKLLNKARETGIVEIYIKDENAHTVELEHRLEKKYQLKEAIVVPAAGRDPEMIKHSLGKAASFYISKNINGKKSLGISWGSTLAKFVQEYPFEQHQQLKVIPLVGGMGRKLVDIHSNLLAYQLAQKMNTDCSYLYAPAMVETAELKERLVQSEDIAMVLEEGRNVDMAVVGIGNPFEGSTMTTMEYLKEEDLRSLKQAGAVGDIGSRFYDQAGNEIKHPLNDLVIGLDISEYKKIPEVIGIVEGTHKVESIRAALRGGYLDVLVIDDATADLIS encoded by the coding sequence ATGATGAATTGGGAAGAACGCAGACAAATTGTGAAAGTGTCGAGGCTGTATTATTTTGAAGGGCAGACACAAGCCGAAATTGCCAAGAAAATTGGGGTATCACGGCCTGTGATTTCCAAATTGCTGAACAAAGCACGGGAAACCGGCATTGTGGAAATTTATATTAAAGATGAAAATGCGCATACGGTTGAATTGGAGCATCGGCTGGAAAAAAAGTATCAATTGAAAGAAGCGATTGTCGTTCCGGCTGCCGGCCGGGACCCGGAGATGATCAAGCATTCTCTCGGGAAAGCCGCTTCCTTCTACATATCCAAAAACATCAATGGGAAAAAGTCACTGGGCATTTCCTGGGGAAGCACATTGGCAAAATTTGTGCAGGAATATCCTTTTGAACAGCATCAGCAGTTGAAAGTCATTCCGTTAGTTGGCGGAATGGGACGAAAGCTGGTCGACATCCATTCCAATTTGCTCGCATACCAGCTGGCGCAGAAAATGAATACGGATTGTTCGTATCTTTACGCTCCGGCTATGGTCGAAACTGCTGAATTGAAAGAACGCCTGGTTCAATCGGAAGACATTGCGATGGTATTGGAAGAAGGGCGCAACGTCGATATGGCGGTTGTCGGCATCGGCAACCCGTTCGAAGGCTCCACCATGACGACGATGGAATACTTGAAAGAAGAAGATTTAAGGTCTTTAAAACAAGCCGGCGCAGTCGGAGACATCGGCTCGCGATTTTATGACCAGGCGGGAAATGAAATCAAGCATCCATTGAACGATTTGGTTATCGGGCTGGACATCAGCGAATACAAAAAGATTCCTGAAGTCATCGGCATTGTGGAAGGCACACATAAAGTGGAGAGCATCCGGGCTGCGTTAAGAGGCGGCTATTTGGATGTTCTGGTGATTGACGATGCGACCGCGGATTTGATTTCATGA
- the srlE gene encoding PTS glucitol/sorbitol transporter subunit IIB, with protein MAGTQTPLDFKAVSVTKGRGGWGGPLTIRPNEEQRYIVSVTGGGIHPVAEEIARLTGAEAVDGFKGSYAKETMACVIIDCGGTARCGVYPKMGILTINVNATSPSGPLMKFINEENFVSGVTVSDIRAVAAPYEDQDEVQRAVDEVEAPAVQKTPQEIKEEAKRKAAETYQQPKKMNIIERVGRGAGKVVGVLYQAGRETVDQVLKNILPFMAFVSMLIGIITYTGIGDLIANFVSPLAGNIFGLLILSVICALPILSPLLGPGAVIAQVVGVLVGVEIGRGNIPPALALPALFAINPQVGADFVPVGLTLGEAEPETIEVGVPAVLISRMITGPLAVVIAYLFSFGLY; from the coding sequence ATGGCAGGTACTCAAACACCATTAGATTTTAAGGCGGTTTCCGTCACGAAGGGCCGCGGAGGCTGGGGCGGTCCGCTTACGATCCGTCCAAACGAAGAACAACGGTATATTGTGTCGGTCACAGGCGGCGGAATCCATCCGGTAGCCGAAGAAATTGCACGGCTGACAGGCGCCGAAGCAGTGGACGGCTTTAAAGGATCCTATGCCAAAGAAACGATGGCTTGCGTCATTATCGACTGCGGAGGGACTGCCCGCTGCGGCGTTTATCCGAAAATGGGAATTTTAACGATTAACGTCAATGCAACATCGCCATCCGGTCCATTGATGAAATTCATCAATGAAGAAAATTTTGTCTCAGGGGTAACGGTTTCTGATATCCGTGCAGTGGCAGCGCCTTATGAAGACCAGGATGAAGTGCAAAGAGCCGTCGATGAAGTGGAAGCTCCAGCGGTCCAAAAAACGCCGCAGGAAATCAAAGAAGAAGCGAAGCGGAAAGCGGCTGAAACGTATCAGCAGCCGAAGAAAATGAATATTATCGAGCGGGTCGGCCGCGGCGCCGGCAAAGTGGTCGGTGTTCTTTACCAGGCCGGACGGGAAACAGTCGACCAAGTCCTGAAAAACATCCTGCCGTTCATGGCGTTTGTGTCGATGCTGATCGGGATCATCACTTATACCGGAATCGGCGATCTTATTGCGAATTTCGTATCGCCGCTTGCCGGCAATATTTTCGGCTTGCTGATTCTTTCCGTTATTTGTGCATTGCCGATCCTGTCGCCCTTGCTTGGGCCAGGTGCGGTTATCGCCCAGGTTGTCGGGGTACTGGTCGGAGTCGAAATCGGGCGCGGCAATATTCCGCCGGCACTCGCGTTGCCGGCATTGTTTGCCATCAACCCGCAAGTTGGGGCTGACTTTGTGCCGGTCGGGTTGACTTTAGGTGAAGCGGAACCGGAAACAATCGAAGTCGGGGTCCCGGCTGTCTTGATTTCCCGGATGATTACAGGTCCATTAGCTGTAGTCATCGCCTATCTATTCAGTTTTGGATTGTACTAA
- a CDS encoding thiamine pyrophosphate-dependent dehydrogenase E1 component subunit alpha encodes MAQLVNLPPRVQETDLKGLLKQMWLIRYFEEKVDEFFAKGMIHGTTHLAVGQEASAVGSIAVLEGRDKITSTHRGHGHCIAKGAEVNKMMAELFGRTTGYCKGKGGSMHIADVEQGNLGANGIVGGGFSIATGAALTSKMRNEGYVVLCFFGDGASNEGSFHEAVNLASIWKLPVVFICENNQYGMSGPVKEMMNVEDIAQRAEAYGIPGKVVDGNDVFNVMNGVGEAVERARNGEGPSIVEAKTYRWKGHSKSDAKKYRTREEEQEWRAKDPIVRLRDVLVQEGLLTEEEADSIKAEAKKEIEESVEFAKDSPMPTLDDLMEDIYA; translated from the coding sequence ATGGCACAATTAGTTAATTTACCACCCCGAGTCCAAGAAACAGATTTAAAGGGTTTATTGAAACAGATGTGGCTGATCCGCTATTTTGAAGAAAAAGTGGATGAGTTTTTTGCGAAAGGCATGATCCACGGAACGACGCATTTAGCGGTAGGCCAGGAAGCTTCAGCAGTAGGGTCCATTGCGGTGCTTGAAGGCAGGGACAAAATCACCAGTACTCACCGGGGCCATGGACATTGCATCGCCAAAGGTGCAGAAGTGAATAAGATGATGGCTGAATTGTTCGGGCGGACAACCGGTTACTGTAAAGGCAAAGGCGGATCGATGCACATCGCGGATGTCGAACAAGGAAATTTGGGTGCGAACGGAATTGTCGGCGGCGGTTTTTCGATTGCGACAGGGGCTGCCTTAACTTCTAAAATGCGGAACGAAGGATATGTCGTGCTTTGCTTTTTTGGAGATGGGGCCTCCAATGAGGGCAGTTTCCATGAAGCGGTCAACTTGGCCTCGATATGGAAACTTCCGGTCGTCTTTATTTGTGAAAACAACCAATACGGGATGTCTGGACCAGTGAAAGAAATGATGAACGTAGAAGACATTGCACAGCGGGCAGAAGCGTACGGCATTCCAGGGAAAGTCGTCGATGGCAATGATGTGTTCAATGTCATGAACGGCGTAGGAGAAGCAGTGGAACGGGCACGGAACGGGGAAGGCCCTTCCATCGTGGAAGCAAAAACGTACCGCTGGAAAGGGCATTCGAAAAGCGATGCGAAAAAGTACCGGACACGCGAAGAAGAGCAGGAATGGCGCGCGAAAGATCCGATTGTCCGCTTACGGGACGTATTGGTCCAGGAAGGCTTGTTGACGGAAGAAGAAGCGGACAGCATCAAAGCCGAAGCGAAAAAAGAAATCGAGGAATCGGTGGAATTTGCAAAAGACAGCCCGATGCCGACACTCGATGATTTGATGGAAGATATCTATGCCTAA
- the lpdA gene encoding dihydrolipoyl dehydrogenase produces the protein MNNYEVVVLGGGPAGYVAAIRSAKLGKKTALIEARELGGTCLNRGCIPSKTLLRHAEVIETIEKAKSWGIETGPVTFSLSKMLARKDAVIQQLRNGIAHLLKQGKIDLFNGLGEIRPDRSIAIQLKDREEVVQGDKIILATGSRPIVPPIPGIENARYFTSDTIFDIEKIPDSMVIVGGGIIGVELACIFASLNVPVSIVEMSGRIVPSEEPDASKALAKSLKKKGISMLTSTKVTSIEQKENTQLVNVETENGKKEALETDLILMAVGRAPNTAAFADLDLKMDGRFVQVDERMATSQPEIFAVGDVIGGWQLAHVASAEGIVAAENAAGENRTIDYAVVPRCVYTSPEIASVGLTEEEAKRQGIDYKVVRVDHAGNGRALAQGEKDGFTKLIAGTKYGEILGVLMVGPHVTEMIAEPSAFIHLEGTVEEMASLIHAHPTVSESLYEAAASWLGKGVHH, from the coding sequence TTGAATAATTATGAAGTGGTCGTGCTTGGAGGGGGTCCGGCCGGTTATGTTGCTGCTATCCGGTCCGCCAAGCTTGGGAAAAAAACGGCGCTAATCGAGGCACGTGAACTTGGCGGTACCTGTTTGAACCGTGGGTGCATCCCGTCTAAAACGCTGCTCCGGCATGCAGAAGTCATTGAAACCATTGAAAAAGCCAAAAGCTGGGGGATTGAAACAGGACCGGTGACATTTTCGCTTTCCAAAATGCTCGCCCGCAAAGATGCAGTGATTCAGCAATTGAGGAACGGCATCGCGCACTTGCTGAAACAAGGGAAAATCGATTTATTTAACGGCTTGGGAGAAATACGGCCTGACCGTTCGATTGCCATCCAGCTGAAAGACCGGGAAGAAGTGGTCCAAGGGGACAAAATTATTCTCGCTACGGGTTCACGGCCCATTGTTCCACCAATCCCCGGTATTGAAAACGCCCGATACTTTACGAGTGATACGATTTTTGATATTGAAAAAATTCCCGATTCGATGGTTATTGTAGGCGGCGGCATCATCGGAGTGGAACTTGCTTGCATCTTTGCCAGCTTGAATGTCCCGGTCAGCATCGTCGAGATGAGCGGCCGCATTGTCCCGAGTGAAGAGCCTGATGCGTCCAAAGCTCTGGCGAAATCGTTGAAAAAGAAAGGGATTTCAATGCTTACAAGCACAAAAGTCACCAGCATTGAGCAAAAAGAAAACACGCAGCTTGTAAACGTCGAGACCGAAAACGGCAAAAAAGAAGCTTTGGAGACAGACCTTATTCTAATGGCAGTCGGCAGGGCACCGAATACCGCTGCTTTCGCTGACTTGGATTTGAAGATGGACGGACGTTTTGTCCAAGTGGATGAACGGATGGCCACAAGCCAGCCGGAAATTTTTGCGGTCGGCGATGTCATTGGCGGCTGGCAGCTCGCCCATGTGGCCAGTGCAGAAGGCATCGTTGCAGCAGAGAATGCAGCAGGGGAAAACCGGACAATTGATTATGCCGTAGTGCCGCGCTGTGTTTACACAAGTCCAGAAATTGCCAGCGTCGGCTTGACAGAGGAAGAAGCGAAGCGGCAGGGCATTGACTATAAAGTGGTGCGGGTAGATCACGCCGGCAATGGCAGAGCTTTGGCTCAAGGTGAAAAGGATGGATTTACAAAATTGATTGCCGGCACAAAATACGGTGAAATTCTCGGTGTGTTGATGGTTGGTCCCCATGTAACGGAAATGATTGCAGAACCATCGGCGTTCATCCATTTGGAAGGGACAGTCGAGGAAATGGCTTCTTTGATCCATGCCCATCCAACTGTCAGCGAAAGCCTATACGAAGCAGCTGCATCGTGGCTTGGAAAAGGCGTTCATCATTAA
- the srlA gene encoding PTS glucitol/sorbitol transporter subunit IIC has protein sequence MDFLVKLAEGFIGMFQAGADTFTGLVTGIIPLLIVLITAINALIRIIGEERINRLARRSTKNIILRYSLFPVLAVFFLTNPMAYTFGKFLPEKQKPAFYDSAVSFVHPITGLFPHANPAELFVYLGISAGITTLGLSLGPLAIRYFIVGIIVILIRGIVTEIITVRMMKAKGMEV, from the coding sequence TTGGATTTTTTGGTTAAGCTCGCTGAAGGTTTTATCGGAATGTTCCAAGCGGGTGCTGATACGTTTACAGGACTTGTTACAGGCATCATTCCCTTGCTGATTGTATTAATCACCGCCATCAATGCACTGATCCGAATTATCGGTGAAGAGCGCATCAACCGGCTGGCGCGCAGAAGTACGAAAAACATTATTTTACGCTATTCACTGTTCCCGGTATTGGCTGTGTTCTTCTTGACTAACCCAATGGCTTATACTTTTGGAAAGTTTCTTCCAGAAAAACAAAAGCCGGCTTTCTACGATTCGGCAGTTTCGTTTGTACATCCGATTACGGGCTTGTTCCCACATGCGAATCCAGCTGAACTGTTCGTCTACCTTGGAATTTCTGCAGGAATTACAACATTAGGCTTGTCGCTTGGGCCTTTGGCAATCCGCTACTTCATTGTCGGGATCATTGTTATTTTAATCCGCGGCATCGTGACAGAAATCATTACGGTCCGCATGATGAAAGCAAAAGGAATGGAAGTTTAA
- a CDS encoding NAD(P)H-dependent oxidoreductase, whose product MLGINRKLEELEKNGILIKVGLVGAGQMGRGMVSQIENMTGMRVVITADIQIDNVVNAYTKSGVADADIIKTDNPEEAAEAVQNGKVVATTDAQLVTSLPEVDVVVDATGVPDIGAKIAWDAILNKKHIVMLNVEADVTIGPLLKKMADASGVVYTGTAGDEPGAIMELYDFADALGFEVVALGKGKNNPLNLDANPDTAAEEAARKGASAKMLASFQDGTKTMVEMTAVANATGFLPDKPGMNGFVSDVKGLPEIFKLKEDGGQVGNKKIVEYINGIAPGVFAIVASEKDEVNHEMQYLSMGEGPNYVLYRPYHLTSLETPISIARAFIYNEATIAPWKGLQAETVTVAKTDLDEGQFLDSIGGFTVYGSILSAAEAKEQNALPMGLVDRNVQLKRAIKKGEIISYDDVVQTKESTIWRLRRMQDDTFAVKTAKPNPVKA is encoded by the coding sequence ATGCTTGGTATCAATAGAAAACTAGAAGAACTCGAGAAAAACGGAATCTTGATTAAAGTTGGTTTGGTAGGTGCAGGGCAAATGGGAAGAGGAATGGTTTCCCAGATTGAAAATATGACTGGGATGCGGGTGGTCATCACGGCAGATATCCAAATTGACAACGTCGTGAATGCTTATACAAAATCCGGTGTAGCGGATGCAGACATCATAAAGACCGATAACCCCGAGGAAGCGGCAGAAGCTGTCCAAAACGGCAAAGTGGTCGCTACTACTGATGCCCAGCTTGTAACTTCTTTGCCTGAAGTGGACGTAGTCGTCGATGCAACCGGTGTACCGGATATCGGGGCAAAAATCGCTTGGGACGCCATTTTGAACAAAAAGCACATTGTCATGCTGAACGTAGAAGCGGATGTGACAATCGGCCCGCTGCTGAAAAAAATGGCAGATGCCAGCGGAGTCGTCTATACCGGTACTGCCGGAGACGAACCGGGGGCCATTATGGAATTGTACGATTTTGCAGATGCCCTTGGCTTTGAAGTGGTTGCACTTGGCAAAGGCAAGAACAACCCGTTGAATTTGGATGCCAATCCGGATACCGCTGCAGAAGAAGCGGCCAGAAAAGGTGCAAGTGCAAAAATGCTGGCATCATTCCAGGATGGCACAAAAACGATGGTCGAAATGACAGCTGTGGCGAATGCCACCGGATTTCTGCCGGACAAGCCGGGCATGAACGGCTTTGTCAGCGATGTCAAAGGGCTGCCGGAAATCTTTAAGTTGAAAGAAGACGGCGGACAAGTCGGCAATAAGAAAATTGTGGAGTACATCAATGGCATTGCTCCCGGCGTATTTGCCATCGTGGCTTCAGAAAAAGATGAAGTCAATCACGAAATGCAGTATTTGAGCATGGGAGAAGGCCCGAATTACGTGCTGTACCGCCCTTATCATTTAACGAGCCTGGAAACACCGATTTCCATTGCAAGAGCGTTCATTTACAACGAAGCAACCATAGCTCCGTGGAAAGGTCTGCAGGCTGAAACCGTCACCGTGGCCAAAACGGATCTTGACGAAGGACAGTTTCTCGACAGCATTGGCGGCTTTACCGTATACGGGAGCATTCTGTCTGCCGCAGAAGCCAAAGAACAGAATGCACTGCCGATGGGGTTAGTAGACCGTAATGTTCAGTTGAAGCGCGCTATTAAAAAAGGTGAAATCATTTCTTATGATGATGTGGTTCAAACGAAAGAATCGACCATCTGGCGTTTGCGCCGTATGCAGGATGATACTTTTGCGGTCAAAACGGCAAAACCCAATCCGGTGAAAGCATAA
- a CDS encoding PTS glucitol/sorbitol transporter subunit IIA — protein sequence MIKKYEAKITEIGEEVEIFAEENMMVIFNNTVPEELRSFAVIHERAELHEHVEAGDVLEINGERYAILFVGSKVNETLQDIGHCTISFTGDVVADLPGTMCVENKPLPELALGAEIRILKA from the coding sequence ATGATTAAAAAATACGAAGCTAAAATAACGGAAATCGGTGAAGAAGTGGAAATATTTGCGGAAGAAAATATGATGGTCATCTTTAATAATACGGTGCCGGAAGAACTTCGGTCGTTTGCCGTGATCCATGAAAGAGCAGAACTCCATGAACACGTAGAAGCTGGAGATGTGCTGGAAATCAACGGAGAGCGCTACGCCATTCTTTTTGTTGGCAGCAAAGTGAACGAGACTTTACAAGATATCGGCCATTGCACCATTTCCTTTACCGGAGATGTGGTGGCGGATCTGCCTGGAACGATGTGCGTAGAAAACAAACCCTTGCCTGAATTGGCTTTGGGAGCTGAAATTCGCATTCTAAAAGCCTGA
- a CDS encoding alpha-ketoacid dehydrogenase subunit beta, with product MRELTYLEAVREAMSQEMRQNEDVFILGEDIGVYGGAFGVTRGMIEEFGPERIRNTPISEAAISGTAVGAALTGMRPILELQFSDFITIAMDNMVNQAAKIRYMYGGKGKVPMVLRTPAGSGTGAAAQHSQSLEAWMAHVPGLKVVQPSTAYDAKGLLKAAIDDDNPVIFYEHKLCYKTKSDVPEEQYSIPLGKADVKRAGTDVTIVATAIMVHKSLEAAAELEKEGIQVEVIDPRTLVPLDTETIIQSVKKTSRLIVVHEAVKRGGFGGEIASTIAESEAFDYLDAPIKRLGGKAVPIPYNPELEKAAIPTVSDIVAAVKETLNRQ from the coding sequence ATGAGAGAGTTAACGTATTTAGAAGCGGTCAGAGAAGCGATGAGCCAGGAAATGCGCCAAAACGAAGACGTCTTTATTCTAGGTGAAGATATCGGTGTTTACGGTGGTGCTTTTGGGGTGACGCGCGGCATGATTGAAGAATTCGGTCCGGAACGAATCCGAAATACACCCATTTCTGAAGCGGCGATATCCGGTACGGCAGTCGGAGCAGCATTAACCGGCATGCGGCCGATTCTGGAACTCCAATTTTCCGATTTCATCACAATTGCTATGGACAATATGGTCAACCAGGCTGCGAAAATCCGCTATATGTACGGCGGCAAAGGAAAAGTGCCGATGGTATTGCGTACGCCGGCAGGTTCTGGAACAGGTGCAGCGGCGCAGCACTCGCAAAGTTTGGAGGCTTGGATGGCCCATGTGCCGGGCTTGAAAGTGGTTCAGCCTTCAACAGCTTATGACGCCAAAGGGCTTTTGAAAGCAGCGATTGACGATGACAACCCGGTCATTTTTTATGAACACAAACTTTGCTATAAGACGAAGTCGGACGTGCCGGAAGAACAGTATTCCATTCCGCTCGGGAAAGCGGATGTGAAACGGGCAGGGACCGATGTGACAATCGTTGCTACCGCGATTATGGTCCATAAATCACTTGAAGCGGCAGCGGAACTTGAAAAAGAAGGCATCCAAGTCGAAGTGATTGATCCGCGCACGCTTGTCCCGTTGGATACAGAAACAATTATCCAGTCGGTGAAGAAAACGAGCCGGCTGATTGTGGTCCACGAAGCGGTCAAGCGCGGCGGGTTTGGCGGAGAAATCGCCAGCACAATTGCAGAAAGCGAAGCCTTTGATTATTTGGATGCACCGATTAAGCGGCTGGGCGGCAAAGCGGTTCCGATTCCGTACAATCCGGAACTCGAGAAAGCGGCCATTCCGACGGTCAGCGACATTGTTGCAGCTGTAAAAGAAACGCTAAACCGCCAGTAG
- a CDS encoding 2-oxo acid dehydrogenase subunit E2 has protein sequence MAKEIFMPKLSSTMEVGTLLQWFKKEGDSVEVGEPLFEIMTDKINIEVESYEEGILLKKYFEEDDEVPINHIVGYIGEAGEQVPETPPGESGAAKEQEEVSDSRQAQTEDLAEQGITETTSEEVENEPTETAETAEKLRATPAARRVAREESVTLAEVPGSGPNGRIHQIDVMAFASSNAAPKATPLAKKVAEAEGIDLNAVTGTGSQGKIYRADVEGAKQPASPSAPTPAPTPAPTPAPTPVAAGGKRVKLEGIRKVVAQRMLQSKTTAPHVTLTTEVDMTETIQLRKKLLGLIEQQTGFRVSYTEMIMKAVATSLSLHPSINVTLEGNEIVYREEINLGLAVAVDDGLLVPVVKNANQKGLSAITAECKRLGKAARDSKLKPDEMAGGTFTVSNLGMYAIDAFTPVINQPESAILGVGRINEKPVGVNGVIELRPMMVLSLSFDHRVINGAPAAAFLTELKEVLEQPFKLLV, from the coding sequence ATGGCTAAAGAAATATTCATGCCAAAATTGAGCAGCACAATGGAAGTGGGAACGTTGCTGCAATGGTTCAAAAAGGAAGGCGACTCCGTGGAAGTGGGCGAACCTTTATTTGAAATTATGACGGACAAAATCAATATTGAAGTGGAATCCTACGAAGAAGGAATCCTGCTGAAAAAATATTTTGAAGAAGACGATGAAGTGCCGATCAACCACATCGTTGGATATATCGGCGAAGCCGGTGAACAAGTTCCTGAAACTCCCCCTGGCGAATCAGGAGCTGCGAAAGAACAGGAAGAAGTAAGTGACTCACGGCAAGCGCAGACGGAAGATCTGGCAGAGCAAGGCATAACGGAAACCACTTCTGAAGAAGTGGAGAACGAGCCCACCGAAACAGCGGAAACGGCTGAAAAACTCCGGGCAACGCCTGCGGCTAGAAGGGTAGCAAGAGAAGAGAGCGTTACGCTTGCAGAAGTGCCGGGATCCGGTCCGAATGGACGAATTCATCAAATCGATGTGATGGCTTTTGCTTCTTCAAACGCAGCACCAAAAGCAACGCCGCTGGCGAAAAAAGTGGCCGAAGCGGAAGGCATTGACTTGAATGCGGTGACCGGAACAGGATCACAAGGAAAGATTTACCGTGCCGATGTGGAAGGGGCAAAACAGCCTGCATCGCCATCCGCGCCAACTCCTGCACCAACTCCTGCACCAACTCCTGCACCAACTCCTGTGGCAGCTGGTGGAAAACGCGTAAAACTGGAAGGCATTCGGAAAGTGGTTGCCCAGCGCATGCTTCAAAGCAAGACAACCGCGCCTCACGTAACCTTAACAACCGAAGTGGACATGACGGAAACCATCCAGCTCCGGAAAAAATTGCTCGGCTTGATTGAGCAGCAGACCGGCTTCCGGGTTTCGTATACGGAAATGATTATGAAAGCTGTGGCGACTTCGCTGAGTCTGCACCCTTCTATCAATGTGACATTGGAAGGAAATGAAATTGTTTACCGGGAAGAAATCAACCTTGGCTTGGCAGTTGCTGTGGACGACGGGCTGCTTGTTCCAGTGGTGAAAAATGCCAATCAAAAAGGCCTTTCTGCAATCACAGCCGAATGCAAACGCCTTGGGAAAGCAGCGCGCGACAGCAAGCTGAAACCGGACGAAATGGCCGGCGGCACATTTACCGTCTCCAATCTCGGAATGTACGCCATCGATGCTTTTACCCCTGTTATCAATCAGCCTGAATCCGCTATTCTCGGAGTCGGCCGCATCAATGAAAAGCCGGTAGGCGTTAACGGAGTGATTGAGCTTCGTCCAATGATGGTCCTGAGTTTGTCATTTGATCATCGGGTCATTAATGGCGCTCCGGCAGCTGCTTTTTTGACCGAACTAAAAGAAGTGCTCGAACAGCCGTTTAAATTATTGGTTTAA
- a CDS encoding transcriptional regulator GutM, with amino-acid sequence MWGWFIVIFAGIWLLQIMLTKVQLKNYQATIKKMSNRSSGYLGVGIQKQKLGIGVIAIAVTDDDGVIVECQLMRGVTVFSRFERFTEYDGLHMEQVKGRLDQEDGVQAFKMAFEKIEGQMEKKTNLAV; translated from the coding sequence TTGTGGGGCTGGTTTATCGTAATATTTGCAGGCATCTGGCTGCTTCAGATCATGCTGACGAAAGTGCAATTGAAAAATTACCAAGCAACCATTAAAAAAATGAGCAACAGGTCTTCCGGGTACTTAGGAGTGGGCATCCAGAAACAAAAACTCGGAATCGGTGTGATTGCAATCGCAGTAACGGATGACGACGGGGTGATTGTTGAATGCCAATTAATGAGAGGGGTGACAGTATTCAGCCGATTTGAACGGTTTACTGAATACGATGGGCTGCATATGGAACAAGTGAAAGGAAGGCTGGATCAAGAAGACGGCGTTCAAGCATTTAAAATGGCCTTTGAAAAAATTGAAGGCCAAATGGAGAAGAAAACCAATCTGGCAGTTTAA